One Campylobacterota bacterium DNA segment encodes these proteins:
- a CDS encoding DUF2235 domain-containing protein, which translates to MADVIRLGVFFDGTGNNKDNDLAIGDGSQTNVAKIFDLYQQSNYQVFYKEGVGTRALTQAEIDSVKAGLSKRNDYYSSTEMALGIGAKDKVLEMMDTITNQIDQIKRSNPNAKIVVDVYGFSRGAAEARDFINMINTKYASLNGSMIGFVGLFDTVATVGLANEYNYNLNLNLNTYSAQQMVHLTVNDEFRANFPLQSFNNQHSKPRIAA; encoded by the coding sequence ATGGCAGATGTAATAAGACTCGGAGTTTTCTTTGATGGGACAGGCAATAATAAAGACAATGATCTAGCGATTGGCGATGGTAGCCAAACAAATGTGGCGAAAATTTTTGATTTGTATCAACAAAGTAATTATCAAGTTTTCTATAAAGAAGGTGTCGGCACACGAGCGCTTACCCAAGCGGAGATCGATTCGGTCAAAGCTGGACTATCTAAGCGAAATGATTATTACAGCTCGACAGAGATGGCTTTAGGGATTGGTGCAAAAGATAAAGTGCTTGAAATGATGGATACAATTACTAATCAAATTGATCAAATCAAGCGATCTAACCCCAATGCCAAAATCGTCGTAGATGTCTACGGTTTCAGCCGAGGAGCTGCCGAAGCACGGGATTTTATCAACATGATAAATACCAAATATGCCAGTCTAAATGGGAGCATGATTGGGTTTGTTGGATTGTTCGACACGGTCGCAACAGTCGGATTGGCAAATGAATACAACTATAACCTCAATCTAAATCTCAACACCTATTCCGCCCAACAAATGGTTCATCTGACCGTGAACGATGAGTTTCGTGCAAACTTTCCACTTCAATCTTTCAATAATCAACATTCTAAACCAAGGATTGCTGCATGA